GTAGTGGTAATCGCGGTGCAGGGCACGCAGTGCGAATGCCGTCCAGGGTGCATCGGGGCCGAGACCGAATTTGTGACGAAGCTGCGCACGTGGGCCGATGCCCAGATTGTCGAGGCCGGAGAAGCGGAAATAGGTGGCGGATTCCCCGACAAGGTTCAGACCGAGCGAGGTGTTCTCGCTGAGCTGCCGGTGAAGCAACCCGGAGAGCCTGAGCGTGGCGGCGCCATCCGATTTCTTGTCGCCCGCTTCGATCGCGTTGGGCACGTTGTCGCTATGGTCGATGCCGATGTTCGCGTCGAAACCCCATTCGGCGCCGCCCGCTGTTCCGCAGAACAGCAGGGCGAAAACAAGAGCCATCCGGCTATAGACTGTGCAACGTTTCATCGCGGGCTTTCTTGATGACGTTGTTTTTACGCCGTCCTTACCATAAATTAAACTATGACGACGTCTTCGCGCCAGGGATGCTGCACGGCAACACAGCTTCCCTGCCCGGTATTTAAAGCAAGGCGAAGGCCAGAGGAGAACGGGGCGACAATGCACGGCTTGAGTGGAAAGACGGATACGCAGTGACGACTGGTGCCAAAAATAGCCGTATCGCGGCGTTTTGGAATTCCCTGTATTTTGGTTGACGCAACGAGGCAGGGATCCTTGAGGCCTCGTTTTTACTCAGTTCTCCTGATTCATCCCGCGATCGTCACCCCTCCGTCCGCAACGATGGTCTGACCGGTAATGAAGGCCGCCGCGCGCGAAGCAAGGAATACGGCAACCCCGCCGATGTCGTCCGGTTCGCCGATGCGGCGCAATGGCGTCTGCGATTCGTAACGTTGCAGGATTTCGGGGTTCTCCCACAATGCGCGGGCGAAGTCGGTCTTCACCAGGCCCGGTGCAATGCAGTTGACGCGGACGTTGTGGGGACCCCATTCCATGGCGAGGTTGCGCGCGAGCTGCATGTCCGCGGCCTTGGAGATCGCATAGGCGCCGAGCGCCGAGGTGCCTTTCAGCCCGCCGATCGAGGACACGATGATCACTGCGCCGTCCTTCCTCTGCGCCATTTCCGGCAGCACGAGATTCGCCAGCCAATGGTTGGAGACGATGTTGTTCTGCAGGATCTTGTTGAAGGCGTCGTCCGGCATTTTCGCCATCGGGCCGTAGTAGGGATTGCTGGCCGCATTGCAGACCAGCACGTCGATTTTCCCGCACTTCCTGCGTGTTTCATTCACCAGATTTTCCAGTTGCACCTTGTCGCCGATGTTGGCAGAAATCGCGATCGCATCGCCGCCCGAAGAGCGAATGGCCTTTGCGACTTGCTCGCAGACGTCGGCCTTGCGGCTCGAGATCACCACCTTTGCGCCGGCCTTCGCCAGGTGCTCCGCAATCGAACGGCCGATGCCTCGCGTGGATCCGGTGACGATGGCGACTTTGCCGCTGAGATCGAAAGGGTTCATGTTGGCAGGTGAGTAGTGAACGGTGATCAGTGAAGAGTGAACGGCGAAGGGCGAACAGTGAACGGTTGACTTTTTTCCGTTCACCGTTCACCGTTCACTGACTGGATTGCTCCTCGATGATCTTCTTCAGGTTCTCGAGGCCCATCGGATAGACCTTGTTCAGCACGTTGAGTGGCGTTGCGTCGTCCTGGCCCGCCGGCGGCTCGTCGGTCCAGTACGCAACGCGCTTGAAGCGCGCCTTCCAGACCACCTTGCTCTTGCCGCCGCCGGCATCGGATACCGTCATCGTCGGGAAATAGTCCGTCGCGCCCACCTGGCCGCCGATATAGGTGTAACCCAGCGACATGTTCCAGGGTTCGAACGCAATCAGCTTTTCTTGGACCTTGGTGCCGTTGGCGCGCGTCAGTTCGCGGATGGCGCCGACCTCGCGGTTCTTGCCGAGGATGATCCGGCTCTCGGTGATGGTCGATAGCCAGCGCGGCAGGCCGTTGAAGTCGCTGACGACGCCCCACACGACCTCGGGAGGCGCATTGATCACGATGGAATGTTCGAGGTTCATTTCGGGCGCCTCGGCGGCAAACAGCGGCGCCGATGCGGCAAGCAGTAATGACAATAGTCCCTTCGCCAGTTTCATATTTTTCTCCGATATTCGGTGCGTGGATGATATTCATGCTCGGTCTCGAGCCGGCTATCGCCGCATGCCGGCCAAACTGCCCGGCATGCAGAGGGGCAAAAGCCTACCGCATTCGAACACGCGCCGCGACCCCATTGAAATTCCCGTTGTTCCAATGCTCAGAATTTCCTGCTGCGAGTGCGGTGCAGCGTTATCCCGGGAAGGCCTTGTGCTAGCATCGGTTTCCCTTTCGTCTGCCGGAAATAAAATGAATGCGGCACTGAGCGCCGACGAACTCGCGCATTACCACGAGCACGGTTACGTCTTTCCGCGCTATCGCCTCCCCGATCCGCTGCTGCAACGCCTGCGCGACAGTCTCGACCGGCTGTTGGCCACTTACACCGATGTCGCCCAGGAAGATCTCGCCAATCCGCACATGCTGCCGCCGACCGGCGGACCCGACATGAATCCCTTCATGGCCGCCGCCCGGCATCCGGCCGTGCTGGACATGATGGAGC
Above is a genomic segment from Betaproteobacteria bacterium containing:
- a CDS encoding SDR family oxidoreductase gives rise to the protein MNPFDLSGKVAIVTGSTRGIGRSIAEHLAKAGAKVVISSRKADVCEQVAKAIRSSGGDAIAISANIGDKVQLENLVNETRRKCGKIDVLVCNAASNPYYGPMAKMPDDAFNKILQNNIVSNHWLANLVLPEMAQRKDGAVIIVSSIGGLKGTSALGAYAISKAADMQLARNLAMEWGPHNVRVNCIAPGLVKTDFARALWENPEILQRYESQTPLRRIGEPDDIGGVAVFLASRAAAFITGQTIVADGGVTIAG
- a CDS encoding SRPBCC family protein → MKLAKGLLSLLLAASAPLFAAEAPEMNLEHSIVINAPPEVVWGVVSDFNGLPRWLSTITESRIILGKNREVGAIRELTRANGTKVQEKLIAFEPWNMSLGYTYIGGQVGATDYFPTMTVSDAGGGKSKVVWKARFKRVAYWTDEPPAGQDDATPLNVLNKVYPMGLENLKKIIEEQSSQ